One window from the genome of Mycolicibacterium gadium encodes:
- a CDS encoding WS/DGAT/MGAT family O-acyltransferase, whose translation MEHLTTLDASFLQAEDSDSHVSLAVGGVSIVAGPPPDYGDLVSAFADRAQAIPRCTQVLRTHPFDLGAPEWVHDPNFDVAHHLHRIALPHPGDDSALFGAIAGIMEQRLDRDRPLWECWIIEGLTDNRWALLMKIHHCIADGIATTQMLAKLSDAGAQETFATSIRAARESGESILDLLRPRLNPLTWMGGIWQATLAATSAAEHAVVGAAELTARVLTTAQESSLNGPITKMRRYSAARVDLAVMKQVCRDFDVTLNDVALAAITSGYRTILLDRGETPGPHALRTLVPVSMRSVDDFDVTDNRVSAMLPLLPVDEPDPVKQLEIVHQRLAEAKGSGQSEGGSAVLAMTGSIPFAFSAWAIRLLTHLPQKSVSALATNVPGPRTRQRLMGRDVLEILPVPPIALHLRTGIAMLSYADRFFFGITADFDNAPDVDALAKGIEDAVQHLATLGGSRRQTRAAGDHT comes from the coding sequence ATGGAGCACCTCACGACGCTCGATGCGAGCTTCCTGCAGGCCGAGGATTCCGATTCCCACGTGAGCCTGGCGGTCGGCGGCGTGTCGATCGTGGCAGGACCGCCGCCCGACTACGGCGATCTGGTGTCGGCGTTCGCCGACCGAGCGCAGGCCATCCCGCGCTGCACCCAGGTGCTGCGCACGCACCCGTTCGACCTCGGGGCACCGGAATGGGTGCACGACCCCAACTTCGATGTCGCGCACCACCTCCACCGCATCGCGTTGCCTCATCCCGGAGACGATTCCGCGCTGTTCGGGGCGATCGCCGGCATCATGGAACAACGGCTGGACCGCGACCGCCCGCTGTGGGAGTGCTGGATCATCGAGGGACTCACCGACAACAGGTGGGCGCTGTTGATGAAGATCCACCACTGCATTGCCGACGGCATCGCCACCACGCAGATGCTGGCAAAGCTCAGCGACGCCGGCGCTCAGGAGACCTTCGCGACCAGTATCCGCGCAGCGCGGGAGTCCGGCGAATCTATCCTCGATCTGCTGCGGCCCAGGCTGAACCCGCTGACCTGGATGGGCGGCATTTGGCAAGCGACGCTCGCTGCGACCAGCGCCGCCGAACACGCCGTGGTCGGGGCCGCCGAACTAACGGCTCGTGTGCTCACCACCGCGCAGGAGTCTTCACTGAACGGACCCATCACCAAGATGCGTCGCTACAGCGCCGCGCGCGTTGACCTGGCCGTGATGAAGCAGGTGTGCCGGGATTTCGACGTCACGCTCAACGACGTGGCGCTGGCCGCAATCACCAGCGGTTACCGGACGATCTTGCTCGACCGCGGCGAAACGCCGGGACCCCATGCACTGCGCACGCTGGTCCCCGTCTCGATGCGTTCGGTGGACGACTTCGATGTGACTGACAACCGGGTGTCGGCGATGTTGCCGCTCTTGCCGGTCGATGAACCCGATCCCGTCAAGCAGTTGGAGATCGTCCACCAGCGACTGGCCGAGGCCAAGGGAAGCGGTCAATCCGAAGGCGGCAGCGCCGTCCTCGCCATGACGGGCAGCATTCCATTTGCCTTCTCGGCGTGGGCGATTCGACTGCTGACCCACCTGCCGCAGAAGTCGGTATCCGCGTTGGCGACGAACGTGCCGGGGCCCCGCACCCGGCAGCGGCTGATGGGTCGGGACGTGTTGGAGATCCTGCCGGTGCCGCCGATCGCCCTTCACCTGCGCACCGGCATCGCGATGCTCAGCTACGCCGACCGCTTCTTCTTCGGCATCACCGCAGATTTTGACAACGCGCCCGACGTCGACGCGCTCGCCAAGGGTATCGAGGACGCCGTACAACACTTGGCGACGCTCGGCGGCTCGCGACGACAGACACGAGCGGCCGGTGACCACACATGA
- the ppsA gene encoding phosphoenolpyruvate synthase — protein sequence MGTSEYVRFFEDMGIDDVPLVGGKNASLGEMFQKLSTQGVRVPHGFAITAAAYRHMLDEAGAWGRLHAELDDIDPADVAALARKAKRAREIVYGAGLPDDLAAAILEGYRALQREYGEEVSLAVRSSATAEDLPTASFAGQQDSYLNIKGEQSLLDTCRRCFASLFTDRAIHYRIDQGFDHFKVSLSIGVMKMVRSDIASSGVMFSLDTESGFRDTVFITGAYGLGENVVQGAVDPDEFYVHKPTYLAGYRTVLRRLRGDKAVKMILVDGETKNTTRNIPTPKADRTRFCLTDADVLELAGYACSIEAHYGRPMDIEWAKDGLDGKLYIVQARPETVASQHSVTALETYVLEGKGEIITEGRSVGERIASGAARRVENLAQLAAFKPGEVLIADTTTPDWEPVMKTAAAIVTNRGGRTCHASIIARELGIPAVVGTGDATTSVPDGQMVTVSCAEGDTGRVYEGAVGFHLDRTEVGDLARPRTQIMLNLGNPDLAFKTSFLPNDGVGLARMEFIISEYIRVHPLALLHPEKVDDLDARQTIDQLTQGYTDGRAFFVERLSEGIGTIAAAFWPKPVVVRMSDFKSNEYASLVGGQSFEPSESNPMIGFRGASRYAHPAYAEGFALECRAMQRVRDDMGLTNVIIMLPFVRRIAEADLVLQTMAELGLRRGENGLKVYAMCEIPNNVILIDEFAKRFDGFSIGSNDLTQLTLGVDRDSEMVAFDYDERDDGVKEMIRLAVEGCRRNGIHSGLCGQAPSDYPDMADFLVRLGIDSMSLNPDTVVKTTRRVLELERQLVPAP from the coding sequence ATGGGTACATCTGAATACGTTCGCTTTTTCGAAGACATGGGCATCGATGATGTGCCGCTCGTCGGCGGCAAGAACGCCTCACTCGGCGAGATGTTCCAGAAGCTCTCCACACAGGGTGTGCGCGTTCCGCACGGATTCGCCATCACCGCTGCCGCCTATCGCCACATGCTGGACGAGGCCGGGGCGTGGGGCCGCCTGCACGCTGAACTCGACGACATCGACCCGGCCGACGTCGCCGCGCTGGCGCGTAAAGCCAAGCGCGCCCGGGAGATCGTCTACGGCGCCGGACTACCCGACGATCTGGCTGCCGCGATCCTTGAGGGATACCGCGCTCTGCAGCGGGAATACGGCGAGGAGGTCAGCCTTGCGGTGCGCAGTTCGGCGACTGCCGAGGACCTACCGACCGCCAGCTTCGCTGGACAGCAGGATTCGTATCTCAACATCAAGGGCGAGCAGAGTCTCCTCGACACCTGCCGACGGTGTTTCGCCAGCCTGTTCACCGACCGGGCGATTCACTACCGAATTGACCAGGGCTTTGACCATTTCAAGGTCTCGCTCTCGATCGGCGTGATGAAGATGGTGCGCTCCGACATCGCGTCATCCGGAGTGATGTTCTCGCTGGACACCGAATCGGGATTCCGCGACACCGTCTTCATCACCGGCGCCTACGGCCTCGGCGAGAACGTGGTGCAGGGCGCCGTCGACCCAGACGAGTTCTACGTCCACAAGCCGACGTATCTCGCCGGCTACCGCACCGTCCTCCGGCGCCTGCGCGGCGACAAGGCCGTGAAGATGATCCTCGTCGATGGCGAGACCAAGAACACCACGAGGAACATCCCGACCCCGAAGGCCGACCGCACCCGGTTCTGCCTCACCGATGCCGACGTGTTGGAGCTGGCCGGCTATGCCTGCTCCATCGAGGCGCACTACGGCAGGCCGATGGACATCGAGTGGGCCAAGGACGGTCTCGACGGAAAGCTCTACATCGTCCAGGCCCGACCTGAAACGGTGGCCTCTCAGCACAGCGTGACCGCACTGGAAACCTACGTGCTCGAGGGCAAGGGCGAGATCATCACCGAGGGCCGCTCGGTGGGCGAAAGGATCGCCTCGGGTGCGGCAAGAAGGGTCGAGAACCTAGCGCAGCTAGCGGCATTCAAGCCCGGCGAGGTGCTGATTGCCGACACCACCACACCCGATTGGGAGCCGGTCATGAAGACCGCCGCGGCGATCGTCACCAACCGCGGCGGCCGCACCTGCCACGCATCGATCATCGCCCGCGAACTCGGCATCCCGGCTGTGGTGGGCACCGGTGACGCGACCACCTCCGTACCCGACGGCCAGATGGTGACGGTGTCCTGCGCCGAGGGCGATACCGGCCGGGTATACGAGGGCGCTGTGGGTTTCCATCTGGACCGCACCGAAGTCGGCGACCTGGCGCGGCCCCGAACGCAGATCATGCTCAATCTCGGCAACCCCGACCTCGCGTTCAAAACGTCGTTCCTACCGAACGACGGCGTGGGACTGGCCCGCATGGAGTTCATCATCAGCGAATACATCCGGGTGCACCCGCTCGCCCTACTGCACCCGGAGAAGGTGGACGACCTAGACGCACGCCAGACCATCGATCAACTCACTCAGGGTTACACCGATGGCAGGGCGTTCTTCGTCGAACGGCTCTCCGAGGGAATCGGCACCATCGCCGCCGCCTTCTGGCCCAAGCCCGTGGTAGTGCGGATGTCGGACTTCAAGTCCAACGAGTACGCCAGCCTCGTCGGCGGGCAGAGCTTCGAGCCGTCCGAAAGCAACCCGATGATCGGCTTCCGCGGCGCCTCCCGCTATGCGCATCCGGCCTACGCCGAGGGCTTTGCACTGGAATGCCGCGCAATGCAACGGGTTCGCGATGACATGGGCTTGACCAATGTCATCATCATGCTCCCGTTTGTCCGCCGCATCGCCGAGGCCGACCTAGTCCTGCAGACGATGGCGGAACTGGGCCTGCGGCGAGGCGAGAACGGGCTCAAGGTGTACGCGATGTGCGAGATCCCGAACAACGTGATCCTGATCGACGAATTCGCCAAGCGCTTCGATGGCTTCTCCATCGGTTCCAACGACCTGACCCAGTTGACGCTCGGCGTCGACCGGGACAGCGAGATGGTCGCCTTCGACTACGACGAACGCGACGACGGCGTCAAGGAGATGATCCGGTTGGCCGTCGAAGGCTGCCGCCGCAACGGGATTCACTCCGGGCTGTGCGGACAGGCCCCGTCGGACTATCCGGACATGGCCGACTTCCTGGTCCGGCTCGGCATCGACTCGATGAGCTTGAATCCCGACACCGTGGTGAAGACCACCCGCCGGGTCCTGGAGTTGGAACGACAGCTGGTCCCCGCGCCGTGA
- the otsB gene encoding trehalose-phosphatase: MKLPITIDPRRHDAVLFDLDGALTTDAPLFGATVELARKLQGIGMAAAAYSSSPQCQQALKAAGIDDLFEVCIDGVAGERGTAENPDPTVLLESARRLGVRPQRCVVIESSPEGVAAGRDGGFGLVIGIHGTGRADELSRRGADVVLADLDDVAVRTGDKRISELPNALASYGQLIGITSARESMLFLDYDGTLSPIVSDPAEARLVDGAAEALELVAKVCPVAILSGRDLADVRSRVGVPGVWYAGSHGFELTSPDGAYHCNEAAAEFVPVLERAAAELSQDLDKIPGVRVEHKRFAVAVHYREVEPDRVGEIVSAAHQIGGRAGLRVTGGRMLVELRPDLDWDKGTTLAWIRDQIDAAGSLLPIYIGDDLTDEDAFDAVKFDGIGIVVGHDEDGDRKTAAHFTLQSPDQVREFMQRGSQWLAYKHQVSGEAWDYVFDGYDPTNEKLREALCTLGNGYFATRGAAPESKAGQVHYPGTYAAGVFNRLVDNVSGTEIDNESLVNLPNWVSLTFRIDGGSWFDIDAVTVLSYRQRLDIRGAVLHREVRFRDDAGRTSSLRQRRFVAMHLPHVGALETTIVAEDWSGTIEFRSTVDGNVTNSLVERYRDLASEHLGSPVTREISNNSVLLTVQTNQSHIPVAMAARNAALRDGEPVPATFQLFTLDAEIGHDIAVQLSAGESVTIEKVVTVYTGRDVATSEPGVDAQRWVGRLGGFAELLDGHRTAWTHLWERLSIEFDDFTDEVRILRLHLLHLLQTVSPNTADLDAGVPARGLHGEAYRGHIFWDELFIFPVLNLRIPTVTRSLLGYRYRRLPEARHAARAAGHTGAMFPWQSGSDGREESQRLHLNPRSGHWNPDASARAHHIGIAVGYNAWKFYQVTGDLAYLIDYGAELLAEIARFFVSLATYDDERARFSIKGVIGPDEFHSGYPDAPYNGIDNNAYTNVMAVWVIMRAIDALNLLPLPNRLDLMETLGLSSAELAHWNDVSRRMFVPFHDGVISQFEGYGDLADLDWDRLRSQYGNIQRLDRILEAEHDDVNRYKASKQADALMLLYLLSADELRELLTRLGYRFTPEQVPKMVDYYLARTSHGSTLSGVVHTWVLARANRDRAMEFFTQALKADVSDIQGGTTSEGIHLAAMAGTVDLMQRCFTGLETRSNRIILSPHWPESLGVLAIPILYRGLHLHLRVSGKGVIISVDPRNAAGIEVECHGKVVELMPGTTVRFPG, translated from the coding sequence GTGAAGCTGCCGATCACCATCGACCCGCGTCGTCACGACGCGGTGCTCTTCGACCTCGACGGAGCCCTGACCACCGACGCGCCGCTCTTCGGGGCGACGGTGGAACTGGCGCGCAAATTGCAGGGCATCGGCATGGCCGCGGCGGCCTATTCGTCGAGCCCGCAATGCCAGCAGGCCCTGAAGGCCGCCGGGATCGACGATCTGTTCGAGGTCTGCATCGACGGCGTCGCAGGCGAACGCGGGACGGCGGAGAACCCCGACCCCACGGTTCTTTTGGAGTCTGCGCGTCGACTCGGTGTGCGACCTCAACGGTGTGTCGTCATCGAGAGTTCCCCCGAAGGCGTGGCCGCAGGACGCGACGGGGGCTTCGGGCTCGTCATCGGTATCCACGGCACCGGACGCGCCGACGAATTGTCCCGCCGCGGCGCCGACGTCGTGCTCGCCGACCTGGACGACGTCGCCGTCCGAACCGGTGACAAGCGGATCTCCGAACTCCCGAATGCGCTGGCGTCCTACGGTCAGTTGATCGGCATCACCAGCGCACGCGAGTCGATGCTGTTCCTGGACTACGACGGCACGCTGTCCCCCATCGTCTCGGATCCCGCGGAGGCCAGGCTCGTCGACGGCGCCGCCGAGGCGTTGGAGCTCGTCGCCAAGGTGTGTCCCGTGGCCATCCTGAGCGGTCGCGACCTCGCGGACGTCCGCAGCCGGGTAGGCGTTCCCGGCGTCTGGTACGCAGGCAGCCACGGCTTCGAGTTGACGTCGCCCGACGGCGCCTACCATTGCAATGAGGCTGCTGCCGAGTTCGTCCCAGTCCTCGAGCGCGCCGCCGCGGAACTGAGCCAGGACCTGGACAAGATTCCGGGAGTACGCGTCGAGCACAAGCGTTTTGCCGTCGCGGTCCACTACCGAGAGGTGGAGCCGGATCGAGTCGGTGAGATCGTTTCTGCCGCACATCAAATCGGGGGCAGGGCGGGCCTGCGGGTGACAGGTGGGCGAATGCTCGTAGAGTTGCGGCCCGACCTCGACTGGGACAAGGGCACCACCTTGGCGTGGATCCGCGACCAGATCGACGCCGCCGGCTCGCTGCTGCCGATCTACATCGGCGATGACCTGACCGACGAGGACGCCTTCGACGCGGTCAAGTTCGACGGCATCGGGATCGTCGTCGGACACGATGAGGACGGCGACCGCAAGACAGCTGCGCACTTCACCCTGCAGAGTCCGGATCAGGTGCGCGAGTTCATGCAGCGCGGGTCGCAGTGGCTGGCCTACAAGCACCAGGTCTCAGGTGAGGCGTGGGATTACGTCTTCGACGGCTACGACCCGACAAACGAAAAGCTCCGTGAGGCCCTGTGCACGTTGGGAAACGGGTACTTCGCCACCCGGGGAGCCGCGCCCGAGTCGAAGGCCGGGCAGGTGCACTACCCGGGCACCTACGCGGCCGGGGTGTTCAACCGGCTCGTCGACAACGTGTCGGGAACCGAGATCGACAACGAAAGCCTGGTCAATCTGCCCAACTGGGTGTCGTTGACCTTCCGCATCGACGGCGGCAGTTGGTTCGACATCGACGCGGTCACCGTGCTGTCGTACCGGCAGAGGCTCGATATTCGCGGGGCGGTGCTGCATCGGGAGGTGCGCTTCCGCGACGACGCAGGCCGGACGAGCTCCCTGAGGCAACGACGGTTCGTGGCGATGCACCTGCCCCACGTCGGCGCCCTCGAGACGACGATCGTCGCCGAGGACTGGTCGGGGACAATCGAATTCCGCTCGACCGTGGACGGCAACGTGACGAACTCCCTCGTCGAGCGATACAGGGACCTGGCCAGCGAGCATCTCGGGTCGCCGGTCACCCGCGAAATCTCGAACAACTCGGTCCTGCTGACCGTCCAGACCAACCAGTCCCACATCCCCGTCGCCATGGCCGCGCGAAACGCCGCGCTGCGCGACGGTGAACCCGTCCCCGCGACATTTCAGCTGTTCACTCTCGACGCCGAGATCGGTCACGACATCGCTGTCCAGCTGTCGGCCGGAGAGTCGGTGACGATCGAGAAGGTCGTGACCGTCTACACCGGCCGGGACGTGGCTACCTCCGAACCCGGTGTCGACGCGCAGCGGTGGGTCGGCAGGCTCGGCGGCTTCGCCGAACTGCTCGACGGGCATCGAACCGCCTGGACGCATCTGTGGGAGAGGTTGTCCATCGAATTCGACGACTTCACCGACGAAGTGCGGATTCTGCGGTTGCATCTGCTGCACCTGCTGCAGACGGTCTCACCGAACACCGCCGACCTCGACGCCGGCGTGCCGGCCCGCGGACTGCATGGTGAGGCGTATCGCGGCCACATCTTCTGGGACGAGTTGTTCATCTTCCCGGTACTCAACCTGCGGATTCCGACGGTCACCCGGTCCCTGCTCGGCTACCGCTACCGGCGCTTGCCGGAAGCCAGGCACGCCGCCCGCGCGGCGGGCCATACCGGGGCGATGTTTCCCTGGCAGTCCGGCAGCGACGGTCGCGAGGAAAGTCAACGGCTGCACCTGAATCCGCGCAGCGGCCACTGGAACCCGGACGCCAGCGCCCGCGCGCACCACATCGGCATCGCGGTCGGCTACAACGCCTGGAAGTTCTATCAGGTCACCGGCGACCTCGCCTACCTGATCGACTACGGCGCGGAACTGCTGGCCGAGATCGCGCGGTTCTTCGTCAGCTTGGCCACCTACGACGACGAGCGCGCACGCTTCAGCATCAAGGGCGTCATCGGCCCCGACGAGTTCCATTCCGGCTATCCCGACGCTCCCTACAACGGCATCGACAACAACGCCTACACCAACGTCATGGCGGTCTGGGTCATCATGCGCGCCATCGACGCACTGAACCTGTTGCCGCTGCCGAACCGCCTGGATCTGATGGAGACTCTGGGCCTCAGCAGTGCCGAGCTCGCGCACTGGAACGACGTCAGCCGACGGATGTTCGTCCCGTTCCACGACGGTGTGATCAGCCAGTTCGAGGGCTATGGCGACTTGGCGGATCTGGATTGGGACCGCCTGCGCAGCCAGTACGGGAACATCCAACGGCTGGACCGCATCCTGGAGGCCGAGCACGACGACGTGAACCGCTATAAAGCGTCCAAGCAAGCCGACGCGCTGATGTTGCTGTACCTGCTGTCGGCAGACGAGCTGCGTGAGCTGCTCACCCGGCTCGGTTACCGCTTCACCCCGGAGCAGGTACCGAAGATGGTGGACTACTACCTGGCCCGCACCTCGCACGGGTCGACGCTCAGTGGTGTCGTACACACCTGGGTGCTGGCCAGAGCCAACCGCGACCGGGCCATGGAGTTCTTCACCCAGGCGCTGAAGGCCGACGTCTCCGACATCCAGGGCGGCACCACATCCGAAGGCATTCATCTGGCGGCCATGGCTGGAACCGTCGACCTCATGCAGCGGTGTTTCACCGGGCTGGAAACCCGGTCCAACCGCATCATCCTCTCGCCACATTGGCCGGAAAGCCTTGGCGTGCTGGCGATACCGATCCTCTACCGCGGCCTGCACCTGCATCTGCGGGTCAGCGGGAAGGGCGTGATCATCAGCGTTGATCCGCGCAACGCCGCCGGGATCGAAGTGGAGTGCCACGGCAAGGTCGTCGAGCTGATGCCCGGCACCACCGTCCGATTCCCCGGCTGA
- a CDS encoding hydrogenase maturation protease, whose amino-acid sequence MRLDDFDNDSCLIYGIGNVGRQDDGLGWAFVDWLQALGLCSSSEMQRGYQLLLEDAELISNKKRVLFVDSTKEASVESFTLGRPTPRMDFTFTSHAISIPAIMATCQQCFQRLPEVYVLAIRGYEFGLAMGLTPAAQRNLDGATAHLRGEHWL is encoded by the coding sequence ATGAGACTCGACGATTTCGACAACGATTCCTGTCTGATCTATGGCATCGGCAACGTGGGTCGCCAAGATGACGGCTTGGGCTGGGCGTTCGTCGATTGGCTTCAGGCGCTGGGTCTTTGCTCGAGCTCGGAGATGCAGCGGGGCTATCAGCTTCTGCTGGAGGACGCCGAACTGATCAGCAACAAGAAACGGGTGTTGTTCGTCGATTCCACCAAAGAGGCTTCGGTGGAATCGTTCACCTTGGGCCGCCCAACGCCCCGAATGGACTTCACCTTCACGTCGCACGCCATCTCGATCCCCGCCATCATGGCGACCTGCCAGCAGTGTTTTCAGCGGCTGCCGGAGGTGTATGTCCTCGCGATCAGGGGATACGAGTTTGGACTCGCAATGGGGTTGACCCCCGCGGCGCAGCGCAACTTGGACGGTGCGACAGCCCATCTTCGTGGAGAGCATTGGTTGTGA
- a CDS encoding Ni/Fe hydrogenase subunit alpha, with the protein MSRKLVIDPVTRIEGHGKVTVNLDDDGNVVDARLHVVEFRGFEKFVQGHPYWEAPMLMQRICGICFVSHHLSGAKVLDDIIGAGVNSEVAITRTAEKIRRLGHYAQMLQSHATAYFYLVVPEMMFGMDAAPEQRNLLGLIEADPALMRRVIMLRKWGQEVIKTVFGRRMHGINSVPGGVDKNLSRAECDRLLNGEEGLPSVDEIIDYAQDGLQLFYDFHEKNRSAVDGFANVPALNMSLVDADGNVDYYHGALRIVDENKRIVGEFDYHDYLDHFSEAVEEWSYMKFPFLKDLGREKGSVRVGPLARMNVTKTLSTPRAQEALERFHAYTGGAPNNMTLHTNWARTIEVLHAAEVIEGLLRDPDLQNEDLIVTPAAGAWVGEGVGVVEAPRGTLLHHYRAGPDGDITFANLIVATTHNNQVLNRTVRSVAEDYLVGRGEITEGMMNAIEVGIRAFDPCLSCATHAFGQMPLIVTVRDAAGLVINERVRSGSGS; encoded by the coding sequence GTGAGCAGAAAGCTCGTCATCGACCCCGTTACCCGCATCGAGGGCCACGGCAAGGTGACCGTGAACCTCGACGACGACGGCAACGTCGTCGACGCCAGGCTGCATGTCGTCGAGTTCCGCGGTTTCGAGAAGTTCGTTCAGGGCCACCCGTACTGGGAGGCGCCGATGCTGATGCAGCGCATCTGCGGAATCTGCTTCGTCAGTCACCACCTGTCTGGCGCCAAAGTGCTCGACGACATCATCGGCGCCGGCGTGAACTCAGAAGTCGCCATAACGCGCACAGCAGAGAAGATCCGTCGGCTCGGCCATTACGCGCAGATGCTGCAGTCTCATGCGACGGCATACTTCTACTTGGTGGTCCCCGAGATGATGTTCGGGATGGATGCCGCGCCCGAGCAGCGCAATCTTCTCGGTCTCATCGAGGCCGACCCGGCGTTGATGCGAAGAGTGATCATGCTGCGCAAGTGGGGCCAGGAGGTCATCAAGACCGTCTTCGGCAGGAGGATGCACGGCATCAACTCGGTGCCCGGAGGTGTCGACAAGAACTTGAGCCGCGCCGAATGCGACCGTCTGCTCAACGGGGAGGAGGGACTCCCGTCGGTCGACGAGATCATCGACTACGCGCAGGACGGGCTTCAACTGTTCTACGACTTCCATGAAAAGAACCGAAGCGCGGTGGACGGGTTCGCCAACGTTCCCGCCCTCAACATGTCCCTGGTCGACGCCGACGGCAACGTGGACTACTACCACGGCGCCCTGCGTATCGTCGACGAGAACAAGCGCATCGTCGGTGAATTCGATTATCACGACTACCTCGATCACTTTTCGGAAGCCGTCGAAGAGTGGAGCTACATGAAGTTCCCCTTCCTCAAGGACCTCGGCAGGGAGAAGGGCTCGGTCCGGGTGGGCCCGCTTGCGCGGATGAATGTGACCAAGACGCTGTCGACTCCGCGCGCGCAGGAGGCGCTGGAGCGGTTCCACGCCTACACCGGCGGCGCCCCCAACAATATGACGCTGCACACCAACTGGGCGAGGACCATCGAGGTGCTCCACGCCGCGGAAGTGATCGAAGGATTGCTGCGCGACCCCGATCTGCAGAACGAGGATCTCATCGTCACGCCCGCGGCGGGCGCTTGGGTCGGCGAGGGCGTCGGTGTCGTCGAAGCACCTCGCGGCACGTTGCTTCATCACTACCGCGCCGGTCCGGACGGGGACATCACCTTCGCCAATCTCATTGTGGCCACGACACACAACAATCAGGTTCTCAACCGCACGGTGCGCTCGGTGGCCGAGGACTACCTGGTGGGTCGCGGCGAGATCACCGAAGGGATGATGAATGCGATCGAAGTCGGAATCCGTGCCTTCGATCCCTGCCTGAGTTGTGCGACGCACGCCTTCGGCCAGATGCCGCTGATCGTGACGGTCCGCGATGCGGCGGGATTGGTGATCAACGAACGTGTCCGCTCGGGGTCAGGTTCATGA
- a CDS encoding NADH-quinone oxidoreductase subunit B family protein, whose protein sequence is MTDETRSDELPSTPADPALSAAREGKIHVAMIGLCGCWGCTLSFLDMDERIVPLLTKVTIHRSSLTDIKRITERCAIGFIEGGVANEENIETLRHFRNNCDILISVGACAVWGGVPAMRNVFELKDCLAEAYVNSPTAVPGAEPVIPCHPDIPRITTKVHPCHEVVKMDYFIPGCPPDADAIFTVLEDLIHGRPVALPRSLNHYD, encoded by the coding sequence GTGACTGACGAAACCAGATCGGACGAACTCCCCTCGACGCCAGCAGATCCGGCGTTGTCGGCGGCTCGCGAGGGCAAGATCCATGTGGCAATGATCGGTTTGTGTGGCTGCTGGGGATGCACGTTGTCGTTTCTGGACATGGATGAGCGGATCGTTCCGCTCTTGACGAAGGTCACCATCCACCGGTCCTCGCTCACCGATATCAAGAGAATCACCGAGCGTTGCGCAATCGGCTTCATCGAAGGTGGTGTCGCGAATGAGGAGAACATCGAGACGCTGCGACATTTCCGGAACAACTGCGACATTCTGATCTCCGTCGGAGCCTGCGCGGTCTGGGGCGGCGTCCCGGCGATGCGCAATGTCTTCGAGCTGAAGGATTGCTTGGCTGAGGCGTATGTCAACTCGCCGACCGCCGTTCCCGGTGCCGAACCCGTCATCCCCTGCCACCCGGACATCCCCCGAATCACCACCAAGGTCCACCCCTGCCACGAAGTGGTCAAGATGGACTACTTCATCCCCGGCTGTCCACCGGATGCCGACGCCATCTTCACCGTGCTCGAGGATCTGATACATGGTCGTCCAGTTGCGCTGCCCCGCTCGCTCAATCACTACGACTGA
- a CDS encoding 2Fe-2S iron-sulfur cluster-binding protein, with protein sequence MTIGIEIDGVSVSTEEGATLVDVAADAGVYIPTLCYLRDKPCLGTCRVCSVKVNGAVVAACTVAVSDGMTVEVDEPETADMRKALVELLFTEGNHNCPSCEKSGRCTLQAVGYELDMLVSRFPYRFPVREREHASERIWLERDRCIFCQRCVEFVRDEATGQKIFSISHRGAESRIEVDAERANAMPAEQVRYAVEICPVGAILEKRVGFDVPIGRRKYEVKSVRDRALDQAGGSDAP encoded by the coding sequence ATGACCATCGGAATCGAGATCGATGGAGTATCGGTGTCGACCGAGGAGGGCGCAACCCTGGTCGATGTCGCCGCCGACGCCGGTGTGTACATCCCGACACTGTGCTATCTCAGAGACAAGCCGTGCCTGGGGACATGCCGGGTGTGCTCGGTGAAGGTGAACGGCGCTGTGGTCGCGGCGTGTACGGTCGCCGTCTCGGACGGGATGACGGTCGAGGTCGACGAACCGGAAACAGCCGATATGCGAAAGGCGTTGGTAGAACTGCTGTTCACCGAAGGCAACCACAACTGTCCGAGTTGTGAGAAGAGCGGCCGCTGCACGCTGCAGGCGGTCGGTTACGAGCTGGACATGCTGGTGTCGCGCTTTCCGTACCGGTTCCCGGTTCGAGAGCGCGAGCACGCGTCGGAACGGATCTGGCTGGAGCGCGACCGTTGCATCTTCTGCCAGCGCTGCGTGGAATTCGTCCGCGACGAAGCAACCGGCCAGAAGATCTTCAGCATCAGCCACCGCGGCGCCGAGTCCCGGATCGAAGTCGACGCCGAACGTGCCAACGCGATGCCGGCCGAGCAGGTCCGCTATGCCGTCGAGATTTGTCCGGTCGGCGCCATCCTCGAGAAACGGGTCGGATTCGACGTCCCGATCGGCCGACGCAAGTACGAAGTGAAATCTGTCCGCGACCGGGCACTCGACCAAGCAGGCGGATCGGACGCGCCGTGA